The Mycobacteriales bacterium DNA segment TGCTCGTGCCAGTGTTCAGCGTGGCCGAGAACGTCGTCCTCGGCTTCGAGCCGACCCGCCCGCTCGGCTTCCTCGACCGGCAGAAGGCGAGAGAAGACATCCGCCGGTTGTCGTCGGAGTTCGGCCTCGAGGTGGACCCGGACGCGATCGTCGAGAAGCTCCCAGTCGGCCTTCAGCAGCGGGTCGAGATCGTCAAGGCGTTGATGCGCGATGTCAGCCTGCTGATCCTGGACGAGCCGACCGCGGTCCTCACCCCGCAGGAGATCGAGGGCCTGTTCACGATCATGCGGTCGCTGTCGTCGACCGGTCGCTCGATCCTGTTCATCACGCACAAGCTCAAGGAAGTGCTGGCGGTCGCGGACCGGATCACGGTCATGCGGCAGGGCAAGGTGATCGGTACGACGACGCCTGCCGAGGCCGACGAGGAGACCCTTGCGTCGATGATGGTCGGCCGTGATGTCGACCTGGTGGTGCACAAGGAGCCCGCGAAACCCGGCGAAACGGTCCTCGAGCTGTCCGGCCTGACCATCGCCGACGAGCGGGGGATCACGGTCGTGAACGACGTCGACCTGGACGTTCGGGCCGGCGAGATCGTGGCGCTCGCGGGCGTGCAGGGCAACGGGCAGACCGAGCTCTCGGAAGCGTTGCTCGGGTTGCTCCCGGTCTACTCGGGTTCGATCAAGGTCGGCGGGAAGGACCTCACCAAGGCCACGCCGCGCGAGGCGTTGCGCGCGGGCATCGCCTACATTCCCGAGGACCGCCAGCTCGAGGGTCTCGTCCTCAACATGTCGATCGCGGACAACCTCGTGCTCGACCTGCACAACGTCCCGCCATACGCCCGGCACGGCGCACGCAACCTCACCGAGGTGCGGCAAAGTGCCGAGCGGAAGCTCGGCGAGTTCGACATCCGCGCGACGTCCGTCGAGACCCCGGTCGGGACGCTGTCCGGTGGCAACCAGCAGAAGGTGGTCGCCGCCCGCGAGCTCAGCCGGCCGGTGCGGCTGCTCGTCGCCGCGCAGCCGACGCGCGGCCTCGATGTCGGTTCGATCGAGTACGTCCATCGGAGGATCGTCGAGGAACGCGACGGAGGAATGGCGGTGCTGCTGGTGTCCTCCGAGCTCGACGAGATCCTCGCGCTCGCCGACCGGGTCGCGGTGATGTACCGCGGCGGCATCGTCGGCGTCGTACCTCCGAGTGTCGGCCGCGAGCAGATCGGTCTGATGATGGCCGGCGCCGCGGACGGCGCGCAGAAGCCGTCGGCAGCTGGGCCGCCGACCGAGTCGACGGCGAACCCCTCGCTATGACCGCGATTCCTGCCGAGCCGGCGGCGGCGCCGGCCACCGAGCAGCCCGAGCCGTCGGGGCCATGGTGGAAGCGCTCGGCGCACTGGCTTGCCGAGGGCAATGTCGCCGTCGTCACATTTCTCGCGGTCGTGTGCGGGCTGGTGTTCGGGGCGATCCTCATCATCGTCACGACGACGTCGACCCTGCACGCCTGGGGCCACCTCGGGTCGAACCCGAAGCATGCCTTCGGCGCGAGCCTTACGACGGTGGGTCACGCGTATGGCGACCTGTTCACCGGCTCGATCTTCAGCCCGTCCGACCTGACGCATGCGCTGCGCACCGGGCACGGCTGGGTCACGCTGTTCACGCCGCTGTCCGAGACGCTCGTCTCTGCGACGCCGCTCATTCTCGCCGGGACAGGGGTTGCCCTCGGCTTCTCGACCGGCGTGTTCAACATCGGTGGCCAGGGCCAGTACATCGCCGGCGCGTTGTGCGCGACGTACGTCGGGTTCGGAGTGCATGCACCGCTCGCGATCCACATGCCGCTGGTGATCCTGGCCGGTGCTGCCGGTGGCGCGGTCGCGGGGTTCATCCCCGGCTTCCTGAAAGCCCGGACCGGCGCGCACGAAGTGATCGTCACGATCATGCTCAACTACATCTTCCTGGACCTGCTGAGCTACCTGCTCACGACGCGGCCGCTGCAGCAACCGGGGCAGAGCAACTCGATCTCGCAGACCATCCCGTCGTCGGCGACACTGCCGCACCTGTTCGGCAGCAACCTGCGCGTCAACGCCGGTCTGATCGTCGCCTTGCTGGTCGCGGCGGGCGCGTCCTGGTTCATGCGCCGAAGCACCCTCGGGTTCACCTTCCGGGTCATCGGGTCGAACCCGACCGCCGGGCGCACCGCCGGCATGGACTCGCGACGCGCGACCATCCTGGTGCTGACCATCTCCGGCGCTCTGGTCGGGCTGGCCGGCATGTCGACGCTGGCCGGCACGGACTTCTTCCTCTCGACCAACTACGGCGGCAGCACCGGGTTCAACGCAATTACCGTCGCCCTGCTCGGTCGCAACAAGCCGTCCGGTGTCGTGCTGGGTTCGCTGCTGTTCGCGGCGCTCGACACCGGCGGCCGCTACATGCAGGCTGCCACCGGCATCCCGATCGACCTCACCACGGTGATCCAGGCGGTCATCGTCTTCATGGTCGCGACGCCGGCGCTCATCCGTGAGATCTTCCGGCTCCGCGACGCCGGTGCCGGCAAGATCCTGCTCTTCACCAAGGGGTGGGCGGGATGACCGCCGGCACCGAAGAGTCCACCGTTTCCACGGTCGCGATCCCGGCTGCTCCCGAGGGCCGGCTGGTCTCCATCGCGCGCCTGCGCGGGATGGGCGTCTTCCTCATCGCGATCGGCTTGATCGGCATCTTCGGGATGGGGCTCGGCGCGAAGCATGGGGTCAAGGCGGTCTTCCTGCTCGCCAGCCAGCCCGCGACGAATGTGTCACCGATCACGATGCCGGTGCGCCCGTGGTGCATCGTGATGTCGATCCTCTGTGCGCTGGTCGGCGTATACCTGGCCGCGCGAACGCCCCGTCGCGGCGGCTACCTGATCTTCGGGGTCGGCGTCATCATCTTCATGTGGGCCTTCCTGGTGTGGGCGGCCCGCGGCGGTGAGCTGTCGTTCGTCCAGCTCCTGGCCGGAACGTTGGTGTCCGCCACCCCGTTGGTCTACGGCGCGCTGTCCGGCGTCATGTGCGAGCGGTCCGGCGTCGTCAACATCGCGATCGAGGGTCAGTTCCTCGCCGGCGCGTTTCTCGCCGCGATGATCGACAGCGCTTCGCATCACCTGTGGCTCGGCGTACTTGCCGGAGCGGCCTCGGGCGCGCTGTTCGGCGCGATCCTCGCGTTCCTGTCGCTGCGCTACGGCGCCGACCAGATCATCGTCGGCGTCGTCATCGTCGCGTTCTGCACCGGCCTGACGAACTACCTCACCGAGCAGGTGCTCACGCCGGACCAGGCGACCCTCAACAGCCCGTCGACGTTCAGCCCGATCGCGATCCCGTTGCTGTCGAAGATCCCGGTGATCGGGCCGGTCTTGTTCAACCAGAACATCTTCGTGTACGGCGCTGCGATCCTGCTCGTCGTCGTCCACGTCGCACTGTTCTACACGAAGTGGGGGCTGCGGGTGCGGTCCGTCGGCGAGCATCCGCAAGCCGCCGCGACGGTCGGCATCCACGTCCTGAACGTCCGCTACCGCAACGTGATTCTCGGTGGCGTGATCGCTGGGCTCGGCGGGGCATCCTTCACGATCGGGTCGATCGGGGAGTTCTCCTCCGACATGACCGCCGGTCTCGGGTACGTCGCGCTTGCCGCGATGATCTTCGGGCGGTGGCGCCCGTTCGGCGCGTTGAGCGCCGCGCTGCTGTTCGGGTTCGCGGTGTCACTGCAGAGCTTCCTCGCCGTTCTGAACGTCGGCATCCCGTCTCCGATCCTGTCGATGGCGCCGTACGTCATCACGATCGCCGTCGTCTCGGGCCTGGTCGGCCGGGTGCGGCCACCGGCCGCGGACGGCGTTCCGTACGTCGTGGGCTGATCGCGCGGCCCGGGTAGAGTGCCCGGCCATGACCGACGAACTCACGATCGACTGGGACCAGCTGCGGCGGGCCGCGGCCGAGGTGGCGACCCACGCGTATGCGCCGTACTCGAAGT contains these protein-coding regions:
- a CDS encoding ABC transporter ATP-binding protein, giving the protein MKLELEGITKRFGTLVANDGIDLTVEPGEIHCLLGENGAGKSTLMNVLFGLLKADSGEIKVDGKVVHFDDPGDAIAVGIGMVHQHFMLVPVFSVAENVVLGFEPTRPLGFLDRQKAREDIRRLSSEFGLEVDPDAIVEKLPVGLQQRVEIVKALMRDVSLLILDEPTAVLTPQEIEGLFTIMRSLSSTGRSILFITHKLKEVLAVADRITVMRQGKVIGTTTPAEADEETLASMMVGRDVDLVVHKEPAKPGETVLELSGLTIADERGITVVNDVDLDVRAGEIVALAGVQGNGQTELSEALLGLLPVYSGSIKVGGKDLTKATPREALRAGIAYIPEDRQLEGLVLNMSIADNLVLDLHNVPPYARHGARNLTEVRQSAERKLGEFDIRATSVETPVGTLSGGNQQKVVAARELSRPVRLLVAAQPTRGLDVGSIEYVHRRIVEERDGGMAVLLVSSELDEILALADRVAVMYRGGIVGVVPPSVGREQIGLMMAGAADGAQKPSAAGPPTESTANPSL
- a CDS encoding ABC transporter permease; translation: MTAIPAEPAAAPATEQPEPSGPWWKRSAHWLAEGNVAVVTFLAVVCGLVFGAILIIVTTTSTLHAWGHLGSNPKHAFGASLTTVGHAYGDLFTGSIFSPSDLTHALRTGHGWVTLFTPLSETLVSATPLILAGTGVALGFSTGVFNIGGQGQYIAGALCATYVGFGVHAPLAIHMPLVILAGAAGGAVAGFIPGFLKARTGAHEVIVTIMLNYIFLDLLSYLLTTRPLQQPGQSNSISQTIPSSATLPHLFGSNLRVNAGLIVALLVAAGASWFMRRSTLGFTFRVIGSNPTAGRTAGMDSRRATILVLTISGALVGLAGMSTLAGTDFFLSTNYGGSTGFNAITVALLGRNKPSGVVLGSLLFAALDTGGRYMQAATGIPIDLTTVIQAVIVFMVATPALIREIFRLRDAGAGKILLFTKGWAG
- a CDS encoding ABC transporter permease is translated as MTAGTEESTVSTVAIPAAPEGRLVSIARLRGMGVFLIAIGLIGIFGMGLGAKHGVKAVFLLASQPATNVSPITMPVRPWCIVMSILCALVGVYLAARTPRRGGYLIFGVGVIIFMWAFLVWAARGGELSFVQLLAGTLVSATPLVYGALSGVMCERSGVVNIAIEGQFLAGAFLAAMIDSASHHLWLGVLAGAASGALFGAILAFLSLRYGADQIIVGVVIVAFCTGLTNYLTEQVLTPDQATLNSPSTFSPIAIPLLSKIPVIGPVLFNQNIFVYGAAILLVVVHVALFYTKWGLRVRSVGEHPQAAATVGIHVLNVRYRNVILGGVIAGLGGASFTIGSIGEFSSDMTAGLGYVALAAMIFGRWRPFGALSAALLFGFAVSLQSFLAVLNVGIPSPILSMAPYVITIAVVSGLVGRVRPPAADGVPYVVG